From one Solanum lycopersicum chromosome 12, SLM_r2.1 genomic stretch:
- the LOC138340421 gene encoding uncharacterized protein, with product MAAPPTPQEGASQIRPPLFSGKYYGWWKNRMMDNLIGENPDLWIVVLDGPTVPMKKGFDGETMIPKDRKEWNVADKLVIQNNAKAKKILIFGIGPDEYIRISFCQDARAIWETLQTAHEGTTQVKKSKIDNLNRQY from the coding sequence atggCAGCGCCACCTACCCCCCAAGAAGGAGCTTCTCAAATACGACCACCACTTTTCAGTGGAAAATATTATGGATGGTGGAAGAATCGCATGATGGATAATCTGATAGGAGAAAATCCCGATCTCTGGATCGTAGTCTTAGATGGTCCTACCGTTCCAATGAAAAAGGGGTTTGATGGAGAAACAATGATACCTAAGGATAGAAAGGAATGGAATGTTGCTGATAAACTTGTCATACAAAATAATGCCAAAGCTAAGAAAATCTTGATCTTTGGTATAGGACCTGACGAGTACATTAGAATTTCCTTCTGTCAAGATGCTAGAGCAATCTGGGAAACTCTGCAAACTGCACATGAAGGAACTACTCAGGTCAAGAAATCGAAAATTGACAACTTAAACAGACAATATTAA
- the LOC138340703 gene encoding NAC domain-containing protein 46-like, with protein sequence MGEYNMMITEFPPGYRFMPTDVELIEHYLTKKVHCQLPFSSLSPLFQHIDANEFYNISPDNLVKNMCVDGGEQYFFIHGDKYFGGERGKSRVVGNGIGYWRCLGEEISIYNSEGDVIGLRVNLKYFSESSSKNNWTMQKYRLTCEYDTSDTEIEEWILGRITKGKRNDYSNYF encoded by the exons atgggTGAATATAATATGATGATAACAGAATTCCCACCTGGTTACAGATTTATGCCCACTGATGTTGAGTTGATTGAACATTACCTTACTAAAAAGGTTCATTGTCAACTTCCTTTTTCATCTCTATCTCCATTGTTTCAACATATTGATGCAAATGAATTTTACAACATATCTCCTGACAATTTAG TTAAAAATATGTGCGTTGACGGAGGAGAACAATACTTTTTCATCCACGGAGATAAATATTTTGGAGGAGAAAGAGGAAAAAGTCGAGTTGTTGGGAATGGAATAGGCTATTGGCGATGCTTAGGtgaagaaatttcaatttataattCAGAAGGAGATGTGATTGGGTTGAgagttaatttgaaatattttagtgAATCATCAAGCAAAAATAATTGGACCATGCAAAAATACCGTCTCACTTGTGAATACGACACTAGTGATACAGAG ATAGAAGAATGGATTCTTGGAAGAATCACAAAAGGGAAAAGGAACGATTACTCCAATTACTTTTAG